Below is a window of Nerophis lumbriciformis linkage group LG20, RoL_Nlum_v2.1, whole genome shotgun sequence DNA.
cgcacatgatatcacacacaagtaatatgctgcaggactgctcgtattgcacatgatatcacacacaagtaaacacgctacaggagtgctcgtattgcacatgatatcacacaactaaatacgctacaggactgcttgtatcacacatgatatcacacaagtaaacacactgcaggactgcttgtattccaCAAGTAATCGCGCTGCAaaactgattgtatcgcacatgaaatcacccaatgaaacacgctgcaggactgccctatcgcacatgatatcatacacaagtaacaCTCTGCATGGCTGCTTgtcttgcacatgatatcacacacacacaacactgcagGAGGGCTCGTATCGCACATTTCATACACGAGTaagcactctgcaggactgcttgtatcgcacatgatatcacacacaagtaaacacgctgcaggattgctcgtattgcacatgacattacgcacaagtaaacactctgcaggactgcttgtatcgcacctgatatcacaagtaaacacgctgcaggactgctcgtatcacacatgatatcatacacaaataaacacgctgcaggaattacttgtatcgcacatatcacacaaaaaaagcgctgcaggactgcttgtatcgcacatgatatcacacacaagtaaacgcgctgcaggattgctcgtattgcacatgacatcacgcacaagtaaacactctgcaggactgcttgtatcgcacctgatatcacaagtaaacacgctgcaggactgctcgcatcacacatgatatcatacacaaataaacacgctgcaggaattacttgtatcgcacatatcacacacaaaaaacacgctgcaggactgcttgtatcgcacataatataaacaagtaaacatgctgcaggaattgcttgtatcgcacattatatcacacacaagcaaacacgctgcaggactgctcgtatcgcacatgacatcacacacaagtaaacacgctacaggattgctcgtatcgcacatttgACATGCCAAGCCAACATCATCCGATGCTATGGagcgatatctgatatcaatataaGCTGGCCACATGCAGCAATATGGTCACAGTCATCAGATCCAGGAGACATTTTTATATTCACATGACCTAAGAAAAGCAAGGATTGTCCTTTTCTTTGGCACACTGTAATTGAAGACATTGTTTTATTTGAAGAAGGCATGAAAGCGGTCAGACGTGTTTGAAAGAATGTGTTTCCTGCACATAACCATCAGGATTCATCAGCCTATTGAACACTGAGGAACCTTCTTTTCTTGGACGTGTTGGTGTAGGCGTGGTGTCGCCACTCCACGTCCGCCGTGTCCTCGTTCTCCAGAGTGCCCAGTCTGATCATGTACACTGCACACACAAGAGCACAGCATGGTTTAGGTCTTTTGGAGAAAGAAAATCAGTAAATGGCCTTTTTCAAACCACGGGAACTTTGACGTTGACTCGGGTAAATTAAATAACCCCGCCTGCGTTTCCAGCGAAAACTAAATCAAGTTCCACAGGAACTACTTTAGTTCCCTGCAGGACCTGGAGAGAGGCGGGCTCTGCTGTCGAatggctgattggttgaacacagttggggcgTTTTCACAACTTGCTACTCCCAGTTTCAGTATGCGGAGACAACTTATTTCTTGTCGATTTCTATTACAACCTACTCAGGAACTTTAGTGTGGCATCTGTGTGACCAGTGGAACTaccatagaatagaatagaagtactttattgaccccttggggaaattcagcaccacaaatcgctcacaatagacaataaacacttaggtaggttttacatgtgaataatataaatatagtgtattatacagcattattcacatgtgaataatataaatacagtctattatacagaattattcacatatgaataatataaatacagtctattgtacagcattattcacatgtgaataatagaaatacagtctattatacagcaatattcacatgtgaataatataaatacagtctattatacagcattattcacatgtgaataatataaatacagtctattatacaccattattcacatgtgaataatataaatacagtctattatacagcattattcacatgtgaataatataaataccgtatttttcggactataagtcgcagtttttttcatagtttggccgggggtgcgatttatactcaggagcgacttatgtgtgaaattatgaacacattaccgtaaaatatcaaataatattatttagctcattcacgtaagagactagacatataagatttcatgggttttagcgattaggagtgacagattgtttggtaaacgtatagcatgttctatatgttatagttatttgaatgactcttaccataatatgttacgttaacataccaggcacgttctcagttggttatttatgcctcatataacgtacacttattcagcctgttgttcactattctttatttattctaaattgcctttcaaatgtctattcttggtgttgggttttatcaaataaatttccccaaaaaatgcgacttatactccagtgcgacttatatatgttttttcctttgctacaaaaagtagcattactgctaatttgtagcatcatttgaaaagtcacccgctagagaatgaagagtgcttgaaactctgcatgtcaacatctccggccggtgctacaccaacaaaatgccgaagcaaccagcactgacccaattgagcctggcatctttcatttccagatcaacacgatATGAAAAgaaaagtcaacaacagaaggagataacgtccgcagtaacctaccacacagcgaaggacatacactatttgatttcctattatgcagctcatttttatttgatagttattgaaatatcttgtgtgaaatCATGCaccaaagtgcactttatttgttttaaaatattgtagtggcgttctgtaaaaaaatgcactttaatttagtattgttttgatatgtcatcttagtgacatcatgcacaaaagtgcactcatagcttgttttaaaatgtctctgacaatcttgcactttctgttttggaaattacatgaatgtttgtgccactgcttaataacggtttaataaatacagttttggtaaattgactgagttgtgatttccctctctgcatgaaagtttaaaatgagcatatattaatgcagtatgaatgagaatattttaatgtagacacatagaatcaccaTACTGCtgcgattatatgcatcaagtgttcattcaaggctaaggcataatattgagatatatatcgtgtaatggcctaaaaatatcgagatttactaatatcgcccagccctatctgaAACACATTTCTAAAGGAACCTTTAGTTCCAGGAACTTTGAGTTTCTGAATGTTTGGcccaatgttttgtttttgttacttaCACTTCATTTCAAACCTCGGTCCCACTTCTGTCAGCTCAATGTTCTTGTGGTCTGTTTTCTTGTAGGTGTGAtgtctgtaaaaaaaagaaaaaaaaagaaaaaaaagggaagACTATTAAAACTGTCCCCGCGGTCCAGACGAGGACCCCTCAACACACACCTGAAAGAGATGAAGTCCTCCTGGTTGGCAAAAGTGATGACACGCCGACTGTCCTCTTTGGGCACTGGAAAAAGGTACTTGAGGATGTTGGACACCTGAGTGAGGAAGATGGAAGAACGAGGCTCGGAGAGGACAGCAGCGGCGTGTTTATGAAAGAGCACGACTGATGACTCACCCGCCTGCCAAGCCGAGATGTGAAGTTGTGAAAAATGAGATGAGGGTAGGCCTCGGACATGGTGTTGATGTTGGGGACATCGTGCCTCATGACAACATTATACAGCGTGAAGTAGGCGGTGGGTCCAAATGGCAGGTGACACACCACCAAGGCATCTGCCAGCAGGAGGAAAAACACTCAACAGTCTCAGCCTGTACTTCACTTTCAACAGAAAACTCACTTTACTTTCTAGTTCATGCCTAACAAGGTGTCATTTTAATCTGCCCTTTACATTACTAGGGATGTTTTCTATTAGTCACTTTTATATGGCATACAAttatattttttagacaaaaacTATCAAGTAATTTGTCAATTAAAATTGTTTTGATGTATTTTCCACTTACAAACCGAACATGTCCTACAAATGAAAGTAATAATTTAGGATGaacaaaaaaaatagattcacatTCAAATTCGTATTCATtatgattctaaatcgattcataattttcaaaaatcgataaaaaaatacaatgtgtatatatatatatatatatatatatatacacacacacacacacacacacatacatacatatatatgcacacacatacatatatatatatctatatatacatacgcacatatatatatacaaatatacatatatatatatatatatagtatatatatatttacatatacacatatatacacacgtatatatatacacacatgtatatatacatatatctacatatacatacacacatatataaacaaatatacataaatatatctccaaatatatatatttacagatacacacatgtatatatacacacatgtatatatacatacggtatgtatatatatatatatatatacatacacacgtatatatatacatatatatgtatatatatatacacacacacacgtatatacacacacatatatatatatatatatatatacacacacacacacacacacacacacacacacacacacacacacacgtatatatacatatatatatatatatatatatatatatatatatacacacatacacacacacacacgtatatatacatatatatatacacacacatgtatatacacacacacacacacacacacacacacacacacacacacacacacacacacacacacacacacacacacacacacacacacacacacacacacacaattagacttagacttagacttcctttttattgtcattcaaatttaagaacgaaattttgttacataagctcatggtagagcaggataaaaaagcaataaggtgcatatataaataaatatatataaataatatatgtaatatatatataaaataaataaatatatataaataaataaataaattactgtacagataaatatattgcactttttcacatgcgtccacgtttatggatgtattttatattgtctttttacatgcatacacacaagtttcactgcaataaggcgcgtttggtagccatccacaagcttctggcaagcttctgcttgaatttttgaccactcctcttgacaaaattggtacagttcagctaaatttgttggttttctgacatggacttgtttcttcagcactgTCCACACGtataagtcaggacttttgggaaggccatttaaACTCCTGTTTAGCTTTTTTAAACATTCAATTTATTaacaattagggctgtcaaagttaacgcgataacgtgttaactataaatttcaataacaGCGCAAATTTTTTTTAACGCTCGATTAACTCAAACACTTCCTTTTCTGACCATCGGGGCGTGCCGTAGCAGGGGGTGGGGGTTCAACTTaactgcagttcacttgctactgatgagccacaagcgagcagaaatggacaaaagaaagtCTCTGCCTTATGGAATTATCAGGTTCACAGCCATGGCAAATTGTTCTCCCGACAAAAAAGGACTATTTTTCGCCGTGAGAAGAGACAACATCCCTGCCCTTGTCattcagaggtgggtggtgcttcacttctgtGTTCAGATTTTCGgtcaaggtgcagtgataacaacatttagattgttactgtgactgatttagtaactaAGATGACAAAAGCTCAACAGAATTGAAAGACggtcgaaaggagactttttttatttatttattgcaaacagtcggtccgacattaaaacatgtcaagacatttcctcaaaacaatcacacacttttccgtcttcaaaataaaagcgctatgctatacatccggtttaatTACATTTAGGGTTTTTCCTTAATGTACAGCTTCATATTAGCCaccacacctaacaaaataaagtaatataatgtattgtagcgtccagaataaaacaaagtctgacgctctttttatctTTTATAGCCAATTGTATGCTAACAACAGGCCCAATTCTAACAAGTATTTTCTCTGTGCACACACACATCTGCCTACGTGCTTCACTCCAagacacacaacacttgttcattctccgccgacacggtgtgttcacagaccatgggaaaaatgatCATCGTaacacacattaacaccagccatACGCACGGGGCTGTCTGGAGCGGAGGCGCGTGTCCGcgctgtggacgtactttaatatattggagatatacccgcggacagcagtcttcacaatttaagatgacacttTTAATGACAGAAAGGCTCCCAGCAACGCGAAGCATTCCTGTGATAACGACAgcacaagtccattccagacgttTAATAATAATTAGGTTAGTGTTTGACTCATTTCCCTTGATATagtcttttctaacattccacataaCAAAGTAAGTAACACAAGAGTGCGTGTttcctgctgatattgtatcagatCAAAATCAATATCAGCCAATACGCAGGCCTGAAATATATCTGTATCGTGTGGGAAGTGACAGAGTTGTATGGAGACAGAGCTAAAAACATGTCTTCTGAAGCAGAGAAGGTGGTGCAAACCAACCTGGCTGTCCTCTGGTCTCGTGAATAATCACCAGGTCTGTCACGTTGTTGGCTTTGGAGGCCTGGACAAGTGCGGGGACCTCGTGGTTCCCCCTGTTCATGCGCTGAGCTCCAGGGAAAAGCAGCTTCACCTCCTGTGGCGCAGAGCAGAACGTTTGGGGAACAAGTACTCACTGCCAGCAAGAGCCGCTGGCTGGAAATAGGAGTTCAGGATCAGTAGGCGCTACTAATACAATGTTGGCGTTGACGCACTTTTGTGCctttttacacattgaaatcagaaaggacgcgcatttccgGATGTCTGAGCGTCCTAgggacgcagattttttttttttaccgactcTGCCTTCTCCGGGTCAAAACTACAGTTTTATTAATTGATTATCACTTTCCGCCGGTgtcttgtttatatttgccggcgttgtgccaaaatgtgattgcctgccaaaaatggATTTCCTTCGTGGGAGCgcgcaccgctcgctaaacctgcattgtttggcttcgtctgtccacagtGGATTACTAGgtgtgagacaaacactttatcttcctggttATTGCAACGCTAcatgtttgacattatttaagcctttatcgtGTCCGCAAAATGACGGTTTGCCTTTTCTGTGGTATTAATGAGATTTAAAGGACTGTTGTTAGTCCGATGTTGATGTGAttaaacctctttcttgtttggaataatgttgtcccgatacaaatattttggtaccggtagcaaatttattttgatacttttccaaataaaggggaccacaaaaaattgcattattggctttattttaacctaaAATCTTAcgttacattaaacatacgtttcttattgcaagtttgtccttgaataaaatagtgaacatactagacaacttgtcttttattagtaagtaaacaaacaaaggctcctaatttagctgctgacatatgcagtaacatattgtcattttccattctattactttgtcaaaattattaaggacaagtggtaaaaaatgaattattaatctacttcttcatttactgttaatatctgcttactttctcttttaccatgttctatctacacttctgttaaaatgtaatagtcatttattcttctgttgtttggatactttacattagttttggatgataccacaaatttgggtatcaatccgataccaagtagttacaggatcatacattggtcataatttaagttctcatgtgtccagggacgtatttcctgagtttataaacataatataaattttttttaaaagaaagaagatgtgatgccaaaaaatatcgacataattatagcaatattgactagatacgctcctgtacttggtatcattacagtggatgttaggtaaaaatccaccaatggcgtttgtttacattttgacgccgggagcgatggtgtgtagtgaagcatgtttagctattcctcgtcctgcagggatgatccttgtaagaaactgactttatttgtcgccatggaggcgaggattagtgatttagaagtagctaaaaccctgcagactgcgaatggacaattgccgctagctcgctagccatgtcttaaagcaactcttcctgagggcgtttcagtgttataacttcacctttatcgttagtttttaagccaaaatgcgtctgttctcccttttctgtctacacacattttctgcttgtaagtactttgtgattgtgcgctgccgaacatgcccgtctgctcgtaaaccagcaattataacgtgacgacgacgggggaccAGGGGGGGTGgcggaggcggtatagtaccgaatatgattcattagtatcgtggtactatacaaataccggtataccgtacaaccctagtttggaagatacatacaattgtaactgttatttcttcatgcgcataataaatatttataaagtgtttggatgtattcatttatgtaaaatgttcattaaatgtaatattgactgacaaaaagtgattcaacgtaatgttttgatatttacacatcgcATATTTACACACGCATATCTTATTAGAGTACTCTTATGagcaatacatatatttaaatcaagtacctactgtactgtttacttttgAAATACCCTtcaaatcaatttttggcagctgCAAAGTGGTcatttgggtagatatttgctctataagggtatttcaacaagtaaacagtacaggaggtacttgattttgatatatgtaatgctcataagggtattctagtaaaatatgcagagttaAGATgtttcaatatcaaaatattacttgaaatcaatttttgacagcagcaaagtggtcattTGGGTAGatttttagctctaaaaagggtatttcaacaagtaaacagtacagtaggtacttgattttgatatatgtaataccCATAACGGTATTCATGAAGGAAAGAAGCAAgtaaatgaatgtttataactgaatacatttacatatgcataaacatttgttttcttttgtattatttttttaatgaattgagTAACGTAAATgacaacatttttcaaaacacaatatagaatgtgagttataacaggataatgcgtacatttatcatttgttttcaaacggttacaaaaaagtgggacccctataaatttactgtgggacactatttttatgacttgatggggtccctg
It encodes the following:
- the imp4 gene encoding U3 small nucleolar ribonucleoprotein protein IMP4; the encoded protein is MIRREVRLRREYLFRKAQEDRLRTIEEKKQKLKGALDENLVLPTEVRKEALQLQKLLEYDDDGAEGVSSHMDDEYKWAGVEDPKIMVTTSRKPSSRLKMFAKEVKLLFPGAQRMNRGNHEVPALVQASKANNVTDLVIIHETRGQPDALVVCHLPFGPTAYFTLYNVVMRHDVPNINTMSEAYPHLIFHNFTSRLGRRVSNILKYLFPVPKEDSRRVITFANQEDFISFRHHTYKKTDHKNIELTEVGPRFEMKLYMIRLGTLENEDTADVEWRHHAYTNTSKKRRFLSVQ